GTCGTTGTTGCGGGCAGTGCCGTCTTCTACTTTGGGCCTGTACCGGATAGGCGTTTTGGGGTCATTCAGCTCATTTACCACTAAGTACATGTCCAGGTCGCCATCCAGGTCATAATCAAAGAAGGTGCCCTGCGTGCTGAAGCTGGTGTCCGCCAATCCGTAGCTATCCGCCATTTCTTTGAACACCGGCACCCCGTCCTTGCCCGGCCCCTGGCTAATATATAACAGGTTCTTCCGGCCTGCCGCATCTGTGCGGAAAGAGGCGGCTATATATAAATCGAGCCAGCCGTCTGCGTTGATGTCGACCACCGACACCCCGGTACACCACCGTCCTTCCCCGCCCACGCCTGCCGCCTCGGTTATATCCTTGAACGCCAAAGCGCCTTTGTTGAGGTAAAGCTTACTGGAAACCATATTGCCGGAGAGGTACACGTCTGCCAGTCCGTCGTTGTTGAAATCCCCGATGCCCACACCTCCCCCGTTGTAGATGTTGGCCTGCGTCAGAATATTCAGCGTGTCGCTCTCGAAAATGGTGTTGCTGAAATCGACGCCTGTCTGTGCGGGGGGCAGCAAACGGAAAAGGGTATCGCTTTCAGGGGATGCACTTTTAGAAACCGAAGTATCCTGCTTGGTGCAGCTCAGGAGGCCCGCCGTTGCAAACAGAATCAGAAAAGAAAGGCGCTGGATTGAATTAGATGGCTTCATGTAGAAAACTATTGCGTTTGTGCTAGGCAGCATCGTGCCGGGCCCAACTTATATATAAAGTTAATTACCGCCACTGATGCATGCCCTCCCTGCTGTTTCGCTTATTTACAACACAGGATATATAAGCTGTTGTAAAATCAGCATGGCCTATATTATAAAACGATAACTTTAAGCACTTTACATCAGGATGCCGCGTGTGTCTACGGCATGATGCTCCTGAATGCCAGAGTACGGGCGGCCCATATTGCAGCAGGTTGATTTCAGTATTATTGTAGCTAATTTAATATTTTATTATATTCGATATGGGAGACGGGGAATTTTTATTCCTTCTAATTCCCAATCAGTTGAACAGGGCTTTACTCTGCGATTTTGTACTTCGCGCAGGCAAACCAACCTATCGCATTTACACCATGAGGCATCGCTACACCATCCTTTTCGTGCTCTTGTTTTTTGGCGCTCATTTCTCCTATGGAGCTGAGAATTGGCGACTTGCCTCAGAAAAGCCCGAGTACCTGCACCGCTCCATGAAGCAGGTAACGGATGTGATTATCGAAGACATTTTCTCGCCGCCTGTGGCAAGCCGGATATATGCCTATGTCAGCATTGCAGGATATGAAGCCTCACGCCCCGCCAATACAGCTTACCGTACCCTCGCCGGACAAATACATCACCTGAAGCCCTTACCTAAGCCTGATGCAGGCAAGACATACAGCTATTCCCTGGCTGCGGCGCATGCCGTTCTTGCCGTGGGGAAGCGCCTCGTATTTTCGGAGGAGAAACTGGAGGCATTTCACAAACAGCTGTTGCAGGAATTTAAACAGACCGGCATGCCGGAAGAGGTGTTCCAGAACTCTGTTGCCTTCGGGCAGCAGGTAGCGGACCATGTGCTGCTGTGGTCGTCGGGAGACAACTACAAGCAGACGCGCGCCCTGGAGAGGCATTCTTTTTATGATGATGTGGCCTCCTGGAAACCTACCCCACCCAGCTATATGAAAGCGGTGGAACCGCACTGGAGCAAAATCAGGCCTTTCCTCATCGATTCTGCCCAGCAGTTCAGGCCTTCGCCCCCCACGCCCTTTTCATTGGATAAAGAAAGCCAGTTTTACAAGGAGGCGGCAGAAGTATATACCATCGGTAAAAACCTCTCAGCCGAGCAAAAGGACATTGCCAATTTCTGGGACTGCAACCCTTTCAAGATGAATATAAACGGCCACCTGATGTTTGCCACCAAGAAAATATCGCCCGGCGGCCATTGGATCAACATCGCGCAGCTGGCCTGCAAAAAAGCAGATGCGGACTTGGTGCGGTCTGCGGAGGCCTACGCCTGCCTGTCTATGACGCTGGCCGATGCCTTTATCAGTTGCTGGGACGAGAAGTACAGGAGCAATGTGATACGGCCTGAGACCTATATAAACCAGCACATCGACGAAAGCTGGATGCCCTTGCTGCAGACGCCGCCTTTCCCGGAATACACCAGCGGCCACAGTGTTGTTTCAGCGGCGGCAGCGCAGGTACTGACCAACCTCTTCGGAGACAACTTCGCCTACGCCGACTCAACTGAGGTGGAGTTCGGGTTGCCTGTCCGTGAGTTCAAGTCCTTTAAACACGCTGCGGAAGAAGCCGCCATCAGCCGGCTTTACGGGGGCATCCATTACATGCCCGCTGTTACGAATGGCTTTCAGGGAGGGGATGCACTGGGGCAGTTTGTCGTCCGGAAATTGAAGATGCGGGAGGAGCAGGAGCTCAATTAGTTGTGTTATATGCTGAGTATTACAATTAACTTCAGTGACGCACGGTATATATAAAACCAGCATCAGGTGGGATCTGCCTATATGTCCAACCACCCCTTCCCCTCCTTGGATAAGGAGGGGAAGGGGTGGTTGGACTACATTTCCACAACGGATATGCGCAACGCCTGATTGATACTTCTATAAATTGCTGTTAGGGTTATCCCTACCAACTACTCAATCCATACAAACTGCGTGAATGCCCCATTCGCTGCCACATCCCACACTTCGACCCTCACCCATTTCCTGCCTTTCAGATTTGTGGCGAAGCTAAACTTCTGCTTCCCGAAGGCCTCCGTCTTATCCAGGCTGATTCTTTCACGGTATACTTTCGTGCCGTCGCCTGAAACGACCTCCGCAAAATTCAGGGGGAAAGTCCAGTCTACATTCAGCGCAATTTCTGCTTTCCCCCTGCTGTTCAGCCTTATCGTTTCACCGGAGCTTTTCCCATTGACGGTGAAGGTCGGGAGCAGCACTTCTCCTGTGGTAACAAAAAACTTCCCGTTCTCCATGGCGTCCAGTATGGGTTGCCACCCTTCCTCAAATGATGGGAGCTTGTCAAGCTGTAAATAATTGATATTCATATGCCCGTATATCTCATACTCAGGCTCAAGTTTGAACAGGTCCGCCTCCCCGATTGCATATTTTTTGTGTCCCCAGTTCGCCATGTCATCCATCAGGTCCAGCACCCGTTTGCCCAGCCGCGGTTGCGACAGGTCGGCGGGAATCGCTTTCCAGGCGGCGCCTAAAAAGCGGTCTGATGCAAAGAAGTCCTCGTCTTTATACTTGTCGGGATAACCGGTAGAGCCCTTGGTACGGGCATGCGCCGTCCAGGCCAGCCCATTCTCCAGTTCCAGCAGCTTTACCATTTCCTCTTTGTTTCCCACGCGGTATACCTTCCCATAGATGGGATCATCCTGGACGAAAGGCTGCCCTTCCTCCCTGGACATGATCCAGTATACCGGTTTGGGAAACAGGTTCATCCAATGCCCGCCGAAGTGGCTGTTGGGTTCCTCGCCAGGCAGCATCAGGAAATCCCCGCCCGAGAGCCGCGCGCACTCCTCGAACATCAACTGGAACTCCGGCAGTCTGCG
This window of the Pontibacter russatus genome carries:
- a CDS encoding FG-GAP repeat domain-containing protein; amino-acid sequence: MKPSNSIQRLSFLILFATAGLLSCTKQDTSVSKSASPESDTLFRLLPPAQTGVDFSNTIFESDTLNILTQANIYNGGGVGIGDFNNDGLADVYLSGNMVSSKLYLNKGALAFKDITEAAGVGGEGRWCTGVSVVDINADGWLDLYIAASFRTDAAGRKNLLYISQGPGKDGVPVFKEMADSYGLADTSFSTQGTFFDYDLDGDLDMYLVVNELNDPKTPIRYRPKVEDGTARNNDKLYRNNGNGTFTNVSEGAGILVEGWGHAAAISDFNLDGWPDIYVSNDFISNDLLYINNQDGSFTNQLAAYMKHSGWNAMGTDAADLNNDGLVDLISLEMLPEDNMR
- a CDS encoding vanadium-dependent haloperoxidase, with product MRHRYTILFVLLFFGAHFSYGAENWRLASEKPEYLHRSMKQVTDVIIEDIFSPPVASRIYAYVSIAGYEASRPANTAYRTLAGQIHHLKPLPKPDAGKTYSYSLAAAHAVLAVGKRLVFSEEKLEAFHKQLLQEFKQTGMPEEVFQNSVAFGQQVADHVLLWSSGDNYKQTRALERHSFYDDVASWKPTPPSYMKAVEPHWSKIRPFLIDSAQQFRPSPPTPFSLDKESQFYKEAAEVYTIGKNLSAEQKDIANFWDCNPFKMNINGHLMFATKKISPGGHWINIAQLACKKADADLVRSAEAYACLSMTLADAFISCWDEKYRSNVIRPETYINQHIDESWMPLLQTPPFPEYTSGHSVVSAAAAQVLTNLFGDNFAYADSTEVEFGLPVREFKSFKHAAEEAAISRLYGGIHYMPAVTNGFQGGDALGQFVVRKLKMREEQELN